In Rissa tridactyla isolate bRisTri1 chromosome 8, bRisTri1.patW.cur.20221130, whole genome shotgun sequence, one genomic interval encodes:
- the PCSK9 gene encoding proprotein convertase subtilisin/kexin type 9: MSPRGLALVVALVAARAAAELAEELVLALGAAEEEAAAVGAPPSVPAAFHRAAKASWRLPGRYVVVLRAGGGEAEVRRTARRLQARAARRGYLTELLHIFHLLPAFLVKMSGDVLDTALKLPHVEYVEEDAYVFAQSIPWNLGRIVPPQPGSGAYSPPNKGDLVEIYLLDTSVQSTHREIAGRVLVTDFESVPEEDGTRFHRQASKCDSHGTHMAGVLSGRDAGVASGANVRSLRVLNCQGKGTVSGTLIGLEFIEATLDAQRRVPPVVLLPFAGAYSRVLNAGCRRMAQMGVAMVAAAGNYKDDACLYSPASEPEVITVGATNSEDQPASIGTLGTNFGRCVDLFAPGDDIIGASSDCSTCFTAQSGTSQAAAHVAGIAAMLLSAEPQLSLAELRQRLLHFATKNVMDVARFPEEQRLQTPNSVAGLPARLGAEEQLYCRSVWSARSGLTRHATAVARCAGAEEMLSCSSFSRSGRRLGEHMEDKDGQKQCVAHNAFRGQGVYAIARCCTWPRAECRINTSSQVAEGADCSPRDHVLTGCSFHSPAAALGDGGRPVVGPGSGPSRCAGRTEVTAHALCCPAAGLECRVKERTSPGSAEKVTVSCDDGWTLTGCSAHSQSPGTMGAYAVDDTCVAASVPGSSTAVAIAICCRSRQ; the protein is encoded by the exons ATGTCCCCGCGGGGGCTGGCGCTGGTGGTGGCGCTGgtggcggcgcgggcggcggcggagctggCGGAGGAGCTGGTGCTGGCGCTGGGGGCAGCCGAGGAGGAAGCCGCCGCCGTCGGGGCCCCCCCGTCGGTACCCGCCGCCTTCCATCGCGCCGCCAAG GCGTCGTGGCGGCTGCCCGGGCGCTACGTGGTGgtgctgcgggcgggcggcggcgaggccGAGGTGCGAAGGACGGCGCGGCGGCTGCAGGCCCGGGCGGCTCGGCGGGGGTACCTGACCGAGCTGCTGCACATCTTCCACCTCCTGCCCGCCTTCCTGGTGAAGATGAGCGGTGACGTCCTGGACACG GCGCTGAAGCTGCCACACGTGGAGTACGTCGAGGAGGACGCCTACGTCTTCGCCCAGAGCATCCCCTGGAACCTGGGCAGGATCGTGCCGCCGCAGCCCGGTTCGGGCGCCTACAGCCCTCCCA ATAAAGGTGACCTGGTGGAGATTTACCTGCTGGACACCAGCGTGCAGAGCACCCATCGGGAGATCGCGGGCAGGGTGCTTGTCACCGACTTCGAGAGCGTCCCCGAGGAGGATGGCACCCGCTTCCACAGGCAG GCCAGCAAGTGTGACAGCCACGGCACCCACATGGCCGGGGTGCTGAGCGGGCGCGACGCCGGCGTGGCCTCGGGCGCCAACGTCCGCAGCCTCCGCGTGCTGAACTGCCAGGGGAAGGGCACCGTCAGCGGGACCCTCATCG GGCTGGAGTTTATCGAGGCGACGCTGGATGCTCAGCGCCGCGTGCCGCCGGTGGTGCTGCTGCCCTTCGCCGGTGCCTACAGCCGAGTGCTCAATGCCGGCTGTCGGCGGATGGCGCAGATGGGGGTGGCGATGGTCGCGGCTGCTGGTAACTACAAGGACGATGCCTGCCTGTACTCGCCAGCGTCTGAGCCGGAG GTCATCACGGTGGGTGCCACCAACAGCGAGGACCAGCCCGCCTCCATCGGCACCCTGGGCACCAACTTCGGCCGCTGCGTGGACCTGTTCGCCCCCGGGGACGACATCATTGGCGCCTCCAGCGACTGCAGCACGTGCTTCACAGCGCAGAGCGGGACGTCGCAGGCGGCCGCGCACGTGGCAG GCATCGCCGCCATGCTGCTCAGCGCCGAGCCCCAGCTGAGCCTCGCCGAACTCCGGCAGCGCCTCCTGCACTTCGCCACCAAGAACGTCATGGATGTGGCACGGTTCCCCGAGGAGCAGCGCCTCCAGACGCCCAACAGCGTGGCCGGGCTGCCCGCCCGGCTGGGCGCAG AGGAGCAGCTGTACTGCCGCTCGGTGTGGTCGGCGCGCTCGGGGCTCACCCGGCACGCCACCGCCGTGGCTCGCTGCGCCGGCGCCGAGGAGATGCTCAGCTGCTCCAGCTTCTCCCGCAGCGGCAGGCGGCTGGGGGAGCACATGGAG GACAAGGACGGGCAGAAGCAGTGCGTGGCACACAACGCTTTCCGGGGACAGGGTGTCTACGCCATCGCCAGGTGctgcacctggcccagggccgaGTGCCGGATCAACACCAGCTCCCAGGTGGCTGAGGGGGCTGACTGCTCCCCGCGGGACCACGTGCTGACCG gctgcagtTTCCATTCCCCAGCCGCGGCGCTGGGTGACGGTGGCAGACCCGTCGTGGGGCCGGGGAGCGGGCCCAGCCGCTGCGCTGGCAGGACAGAGGTGACAGCGCACGCCTTGTGCTGCCCCGCGGCGGGCCTCGAGTGCCGGGTGAAGGAGCGCACGTCCCCGGGCTCTGCGGAGAAG GTGACGGTGTCCTGCGATGACGGCTGGACGCTGACGGGCTGTAGCGCCCattcccagagccctggcaccATGGGAGCCTACGCCGTGGACGATACCTGCGTGGCAGCCAGCGTCCCGGGCAGCAGCACGGCCGTGGCCATCGCCATTTGCTGCCGGAGCCGGCAGTAG